One part of the Musa acuminata AAA Group cultivar baxijiao chromosome BXJ1-5, Cavendish_Baxijiao_AAA, whole genome shotgun sequence genome encodes these proteins:
- the LOC135674986 gene encoding salt tolerance receptor-like cytoplasmic kinase 1 encodes MHLALLISLVLAAVFSSIIFLSFACVRMFRRWRIPLCYSCCDLDDLELGRVADGPETETEQEKEKEKGTAVWRFGWAEIESLTGKFAAAAVIGEGGSSTVYLARLGDASLGALKLHRPSERLYRAFRQELDVLLRLRHPHIVRLLGYCDDREEEGVLVFEYVPNGSLHEKLHGGGGEVLPWARRMTIAYQVAQALDYLHEGCDPQVVHGDVKAANVLLDGRLQAKLCDFGSARVGFSAAVAPPRSADAMVVGSPGYVDPYYLRSGMVSKKNDVYSFGVLLLELVTGAEAFDSERERQRLTAEVGPVLRDPEGRAAEAVDARLGSKYDAGEAKAAAAVAAMCVGDNPGLRPSMAEVVRMLRDAASSSIAAVASKSDGKSDMS; translated from the exons ATGCATCTCGCCTTGCTCATAAGCCTCGTGTTGGCCGCCGTCTTCTCGTCTATTATCTTTCTTTCCTTCGCCTGCGTTAGGATGTTCCGCAGGTGGAGGATACCGCTCTGCTACTCGTGTTGCGACTTGGACGACTTGGAGCTCGGTCGCGTCGCCGACGGACCGGAGACCGAGACGGagcaggagaaggagaaggaaaagggGACGGCCGTTTGGCGGTTCGGGTGGGCGGAGATTGAGTCGCTCACCGGGAAGTTTGCGGCCGCCGCCGTGATCGGCGAGGGCGGGTCCAGCACCGTCTACCTCGCCCGCCTCGGGGACGCCTCCCTCGGCGCACTCAAGCTCCACCGCCCCAGCGAGCGCCTCTACCGGGCCTTCCGCCAGGAGCTCGACGTTCTTCTCCGCCTCCGCCACCCCCACATCGTTCGCCTCCTCGGTTACTGCGACGACCGCG AAGAAGAAGGCGTGTTGGTGTTCGAGTACGTGCCCAACGGCAGTCTCCACGAGAAGCTCCACGGCGGCGGCGGGGAGGTGCTGCCGTGGGCGCGACGGATGACGATCGCGTACCAGGTGGCGCAGGCGCTCGACTACCTACACGAGGGGTGCGACCCCCAGGTCGTGCACGGCGACGTCAAGGCCGCGAACGTACTCCTCGACGGGCGGCTGCAGGCGAAGCTGTGCGACTTCGGGTCGGCCCGGGTGGGCTTCTCGGCGGCAGTGGCGCCGCCGCGCTCCGCCGACGCCATGGTGGTGGGCTCCCCCGGCTACGTCGATCCTTACTACCTCCGCTCCGGGATGGTCTCCAAGAAGAAcgacgtgtacagcttcggcGTGCTGCTGCTAGAACTGGTGACGGGCGCGGAGGCGTTCGACTCGGAGAGGGAGCGGCAGCGGCTGACGGCGGAGGTGGGCCCGGTGCTGCGGGACCCGGAGGGGCGGGCGGCGGAGGCTGTGGACGCCAGGCTGGGCAGCAAGTACGACGCCGGGGaggcgaaggcggcggcggcggtggcggccatGTGCGTCGGAGACAACCCTGGCCTCCGCCCCTCGATGGCGGAGGTGGTCAGGATGCTGCGGGACGCGGCGTCGTCTTCCATCGCAGCCGTTGCGTCAAAATCCGACGGCAAGAGCGACATGTCGTAG